In one Silene latifolia isolate original U9 population chromosome 10, ASM4854445v1, whole genome shotgun sequence genomic region, the following are encoded:
- the LOC141605776 gene encoding fumarylacetoacetase-like gives MDYSQYPINPNWFHLHIAYHGSASSVVISGTDIVRPRGQAPPAEKSSPYFGRSRKLDFDLEMAAIPGNDLGTPIDVNNASDHIFGLVLMND, from the exons ATGGATTATTCTCAATACCCTATCAATCCCAACTG GTTTCATCTTCATATTGCATATCATGGGAGTGCATCATCTGTGGTCATCTCAGGAACTGATATAGTGAGACCAAG GGGACAAGCACCGCCAGCTGAGAAATCTTCACCGTACTTTGGCCGCTCGAGGAAATTGGACTTTGACCTAGAAATG GCAGCTATCCCAGGAAATGATCTCGGAACACCCATTGATGTCAATAATGCATCTGATCACATATTTGGACTTGTTTTGATGAATGACTGA